In a genomic window of Pontibacter liquoris:
- a CDS encoding class I SAM-dependent methyltransferase, which translates to MKENEEKKHSEEHLGPAREYWWNDDYLELLANRLYLPYTRTLVDIGCGKGMMGFKFSRYLPDGATVYGVDYEPGYIEEAQQRAHSLYGHNKINYEFKVGNATDIPLPDNIADLTLCQTLLIHVKNPQRVIEEMIRVTKPGGWILALEPNNLVPNLMFDRYGETDFDVESTLDVLEIKLRIEKGKKNLGEGFNSLGDVIPDLYLKAGLLDTKVWISDKALSIIPPYDTQEKMLRVEQMLQWVETEAMGYDYQDNLNYYLAGGGEKEKFDAYWQKLLYNKITLKQKLQNEEYVSAGGSLVYIVAGRKPR; encoded by the coding sequence TTGAAAGAGAACGAAGAAAAAAAACATTCGGAAGAACATTTAGGTCCCGCCCGTGAGTACTGGTGGAACGATGATTACCTGGAGCTGCTGGCCAACCGCCTCTACCTGCCTTATACCCGCACGTTGGTAGACATTGGCTGCGGCAAGGGCATGATGGGCTTTAAATTTTCCAGGTACCTGCCCGACGGCGCTACCGTGTATGGCGTGGATTACGAGCCCGGCTACATTGAGGAGGCCCAGCAGCGCGCGCACAGCCTGTACGGGCATAACAAGATCAACTATGAGTTTAAAGTGGGGAACGCCACCGACATTCCGCTGCCCGACAACATTGCCGACCTCACGCTTTGCCAGACCCTGCTGATTCATGTTAAAAATCCGCAGCGCGTCATTGAGGAGATGATCCGGGTAACGAAGCCCGGCGGCTGGATCCTGGCCCTGGAGCCCAACAACCTGGTGCCTAACCTGATGTTCGACCGCTATGGTGAAACGGATTTTGATGTGGAGAGCACGCTGGATGTGCTGGAAATAAAACTACGCATCGAAAAAGGCAAGAAGAATCTGGGCGAAGGCTTTAACTCGCTGGGCGACGTGATCCCCGATCTATACTTAAAAGCCGGCCTGCTGGACACAAAAGTATGGATATCGGATAAAGCCCTGAGTATTATTCCACCCTACGACACGCAGGAGAAGATGCTGCGCGTGGAACAGATGCTGCAATGGGTGGAAACCGAGGCCATGGGCTACGATTACCAGGACAACCTGAACTATTACCTGGCCGGCGGCGGCGAAAAAGAGAAGTTTGACGCCTACTGGCAAAAGCTGCTTTACAACAAGATCACCCTGAAACAGAAGCTACAGAACGAGGAGTATGTGTCGGCTGGGGGGAGTTTGGTTTATATTGTGGCGGGAAGGAAGCCACGGTAG
- a CDS encoding sodium:solute symporter, giving the protein MRPLDWIVLLGTLGFIVIYGVWKTRGSTDIEGYLKGDNSMKWWTIGLSVMATQASAITFLSTPGQAYEDGMRFVQFYFGLPIAMVIISITVIPIFYRLNVYTAYEFLENRFDLKTRTLAALLFLVQRGLAAGITIYAPAIILSTMLGWSLTVTILVIGMLVIIYTVSGGTKAVSVTQKQQMAVMIGGMLVAGIMVVHYLPQDVSLGDAVAVAGKMGKMNVVDFSFDWNDRYNFWSGITGGLFLALSYFGTDQSQVARYLGGKSVTESRLGLLFNGLLKIPMQFMILFIGVMVFVFYQFNQPPVFFNEGVKSKVYATPYAGELRALETTYSAAFAEQKQGVQDLVVALKTDNEADIAAAKTKVTNLTAATKAVREEAIGVIKKAAPEAETRDTDYVFISFVMKYLPAGLVGLLLAVIFSAAMSSSSSELNALASTTVVDLYKRSVKPFGDATHYLNASKLFTVAWGLIAVLFAIYASLLDNLIQAVNIVGSIFYGTILGIFLVAFYFKHIRGNAVFWAAVLAELVVLYCHFYTSIAFLWFNVIGCGCVILFGFILQAVLGKKKELVAQ; this is encoded by the coding sequence ATGAGACCACTTGACTGGATCGTGCTCCTGGGCACCCTGGGCTTTATCGTGATCTACGGGGTATGGAAAACCCGGGGCAGTACGGATATCGAAGGCTACCTGAAAGGCGACAACAGCATGAAATGGTGGACCATTGGACTGTCTGTAATGGCCACACAGGCCAGCGCCATCACCTTCCTTTCCACGCCTGGCCAGGCTTACGAAGACGGGATGCGCTTTGTGCAGTTCTACTTCGGGCTCCCCATTGCCATGGTCATCATCTCCATCACGGTTATCCCCATTTTTTACCGGCTCAATGTATACACCGCTTACGAGTTTCTGGAGAACCGCTTCGACTTGAAGACGCGCACCCTGGCGGCCCTGCTGTTTTTGGTGCAGCGCGGGCTGGCAGCCGGCATCACCATCTACGCGCCAGCCATTATTCTTTCCACCATGCTGGGCTGGTCCCTGACGGTAACGATCCTTGTGATTGGGATGCTGGTAATCATCTACACGGTCTCCGGGGGCACCAAAGCCGTGAGCGTTACCCAAAAGCAGCAAATGGCCGTGATGATTGGCGGTATGCTGGTGGCCGGTATTATGGTGGTTCATTACCTGCCCCAGGACGTGAGCCTGGGCGATGCCGTGGCGGTGGCCGGTAAAATGGGCAAGATGAATGTGGTGGATTTTTCCTTCGACTGGAACGACCGCTATAACTTCTGGTCCGGCATAACGGGCGGCCTTTTCCTGGCGCTGTCTTATTTTGGTACTGATCAAAGCCAGGTAGCCCGTTACCTGGGCGGCAAATCCGTAACCGAAAGCCGGCTGGGGCTGCTCTTCAACGGACTGCTCAAGATACCCATGCAATTCATGATTTTGTTCATTGGTGTGATGGTATTTGTGTTCTACCAGTTCAACCAACCGCCGGTATTCTTTAACGAGGGCGTTAAAAGCAAGGTATATGCCACGCCCTATGCCGGTGAGCTGCGGGCCCTGGAAACCACGTATAGTGCCGCTTTTGCAGAACAAAAGCAAGGCGTGCAAGACCTGGTTGTTGCTTTAAAGACCGACAACGAAGCCGACATTGCTGCAGCCAAAACAAAAGTCACCAATCTTACGGCCGCTACCAAGGCGGTGCGGGAAGAGGCGATCGGGGTGATTAAAAAAGCTGCGCCCGAAGCGGAAACCCGCGACACGGACTACGTTTTTATCTCTTTTGTGATGAAATACTTGCCGGCCGGTCTGGTGGGGCTGTTGCTGGCCGTGATCTTCTCGGCGGCTATGTCGTCCTCGTCGTCGGAACTGAATGCACTTGCCTCCACCACCGTGGTAGACCTCTACAAACGTTCGGTGAAGCCGTTTGGCGATGCCACTCATTACCTGAATGCCTCCAAATTATTTACCGTCGCGTGGGGACTCATCGCCGTGCTTTTCGCCATTTATGCCTCGTTGCTCGACAACCTGATCCAAGCCGTTAATATCGTGGGTTCCATCTTTTATGGCACCATACTCGGCATTTTTCTGGTAGCTTTTTACTTCAAACACATCCGAGGCAACGCTGTTTTCTGGGCAGCCGTGCTGGCCGAGCTGGTGGTGCTTTACTGCCATTTCTACACGTCCATCGCTTTTCTGTGGTTTAACGTGATCGGCTGTGGCTGCGTGATCCTGTTCGGCTTTATCCTTCAGGCTGTGTTGGGTAAAAAGAAAGAATTGGTGGCGCAGTAG